A region from the Salvia splendens isolate huo1 chromosome 15, SspV2, whole genome shotgun sequence genome encodes:
- the LOC121769322 gene encoding RING-H2 finger protein ATL46-like, which translates to MQGQRWVSGQVAHSHLKNSWINRQISQKDGVLANPPPFVLAPPSSYVDSHKESGTRISPAVLFIIVILAVLFFISGLLHLLVRFLTKNPSSSQSSRNVESSTSDALQRQLQQLFHLHDSGLDQAFIDALPVFSYKEVVGPKEPFDCAVCLCEFAETDQLRLLPMCSHAFHLSCIDTWLLSNSSCPLCRGTLFNPGFSIENPMFDYDDFREEDGCPGYGDNGFSLTQKRVEIEEVATEKGVFPVRLGKFRKLDETEVGESIGESSSSRLDARRCYSLGSYQYVVGDASLKVALSQERAKLVRGAGQATNAPADENTDGKKISIGTKTDSYSVSKIWLWSKKGKFASSSGAHLESSSPPNLDLSWMHRGEGV; encoded by the coding sequence ATGCAAGGGCAAAGATGGGTTTCTGGGCAGGTTGCTCACTCCCATTTGAAAAATTCTTGGATTAACCGTCAAATCAGTCAAAAAGATGGAGTCTTGGCAAACCCCCCTCCGTTTGTTCTTGCACCACCTTCATCTTATGTTGATAGCCACAAGGAATCTGGGACAAGAATCAGCCCTGCTGTTCTGTTCATTATAGTCATCTTAGCTGTGCTCTTTTTCATATCTGGTCTGCTCCACTTGCTTGTGAGATTCCTCACCAAGAACCCCTCCTCGTCTCAGTCCAGTCGGAATGTCGAATCCTCCACCTCTGATGCCCTTCAGAGGCAGCTGCAGCAGCTCTTCCATTTGCATGACTCTGGCTTGGATCAGGCTTTTATAGACGCGTTGCCTGTGTTTTCGTACAAGGAGGTTGTGGGTCCGAAGGAGCCGTTTGATTGTGCAGTTTGCTTGTGTGAGTTTGCAGAGACTGATCAGCTGAGGTTGCTTCCTATGTGTAGCCATGCCTTTCATTTGAGCTGTATTGACACCTGGCTTTTGTCGAATTCCTCTTGCCCTCTTTGTAGGGGGACACTTTTCAACCCTGGGTTCTCGATAGAGAATCCAATGTTTGATTATGATGACTTCAGGGAGGAGGATGGCTGCCCTGGCTATGGTGATAATGGATTCTCTCTTACTCAGAAGAGGGTGGAGATCGAGGAGGTTGCTACGGAGAAGGGCGTCTTTCCTGTTAGGCTTGGGAAGTTTCGAAAATTGGATGAAACCGAAGTGGGAGAAAGCATAGGAGAGTCTAGCAGCAGTAGATTGGATGCTAGAAGGTGTTACTCACTGGGTTCCTATCAGTATGTAGTTGGTGATGCTAGCCTTAAGGTGGCCTTGAGCCAAGAACGAGCAAAGCTTGTCAGAGGGGCCGGGCAGGCCACTAATGCTCCGGCCGATGAAAACACGGATGGCAAGAAGATAAGTATTGGAACAAAGACTGATAGCTACTCTGTTTCCAAGATTTGGTTGTGGTCGAAGAAGGGGAAGTTTGCAAGCTCCTCGGGAGCCCACTTGGAGAGTTCGTCGCCACCAAACCTCGACTTATCCTGGATGCATAGAGGCGAAGGCGTGTGA
- the LOC121768668 gene encoding uncharacterized protein LOC121768668 has translation MAQPEFLRNDDDYPNDLRDAAFFRRGCCFFSFPCFRSRRFERIPPSSGESEVISRNWWGQGVEALKSVREWSELVAGPRWKTFIRRFNQTGGRSRTARCRYDPMSYSLNFETEGSAHFRDFSSRYSAIPGQKLPIHGGT, from the coding sequence ATGGCGCAACCTGAATTTCTCAGAAATGACGACGATTACCCCAACGATCTACGCGACGCCGCATTCTTCCGCCGCGGATGCTGCTTCTTCAGCTTCCCGTGCTTCAGATCGCGGCGGTTCGAGCGGATCCCGCCGTCTTCAGGAGAGAGCGAGGTGATTAGCCGGAACTGGTGGGGACAGGGCGTGGAGGCGCTGAAAAGCGTGCGCGAATGGTCGGAGCTCGTCGCCGGTCCGAGATGGAAGACTTTCATCCGCCGGTTTAATCAGACCGGCGGCCGGTCGAGGACTGCGAGATGCCGGTACGATCCCATGAGCTATTCGCTCAACTTCGAAACAGAAGGATCCGCTCATTTCCGAGACTTCTCGTCGCGTTATTCGGCGATTCCGGGGCAGAAACTCCCGATCCACGGCGGCACGTGA
- the LOC121766551 gene encoding uncharacterized protein LOC121766551, with amino-acid sequence MGRKNCFVLAVILLIFLAGCSSVSASPATKIVGGVVTKVVSTIFKRLWSLKSAIKTSTSSRSMMKFEGGYTVETVFDGSKHGIEPYTVEISPDEEVLILDSLNSNIYKVPTPLSRYSRPKLLAGSAEGYNGHVDGKLRHARLNHPRGLTVDDSGNIYVADTMNMAIRKISDSGVVTIAGGKSGRGGGHIDGPSEDARFSDDFDLVYVGSTCSLLVIDRGNQAIREIQLHEHDCSHEEDNNLDLGIAVLAAACFFGYMLALLQRRVASMLSYDNPKEPKPYATGVPPAPYQRQAPHAKSVLPPLIPTEDEYDKQEDGLFTSLGKLVVHTGSSVAELFGGLFSGFKKKPVVINHMPAYQHQQHHHHQYQSRHGGAWPVQESFVVPHEDEPPPLEAREPTPRKNYPYKDAEKMRLSKQGRPYYNQWNDHGHEYQQPQLQSHQHHQKHRPASPQTYYEQQNCETNEIVFGAVQEQEGRREAMVIKAVDYTDPAYDGNNVRSRYNYMSYSSYGY; translated from the exons ATGGGAAGAAAGAATTGCTTCGTTCTTGCTGTGATTCTCCTAATTTTTCTTGCTGGATGCTCCTCAGTTTCTGCTTCACCCGCTACAA aaatcgTTGGTGGGGTTGTGACAAAGGTTGTCTCCACCATTTTCAAGCGGCTGTGGTCGCTCAAATCAGCCATCAAAACCT CTACCTCTAGCCGCTCAATGATGAAATTTGAAGGTGGATACACGGTTGAGACAGTGTTTGATGGGAGCAAGCATGGAATTGAGCCATACACGGTGGAGATCTCACCGGATGAGGAGGTTCTCATATTGGACTCCCTCAACAGCAACATTTACAAGGTCCCAACCCCTTTATCTCGAT ATAGTCGGCCTAAGTTGCTGGCCGGATCAGCTGAAGGGTACAACGGGCATGTAGACGGGAAGCTGAGGCATGCAAGACTGAACCATCCTAGAGGGCTTACTGTTGACGACAGTGGCAATATATACGTTGCTGACACGATGAATATGGCGATCAGGAAGATCAGCGATTCTG GAGTTGTGACGATTGCGGGTGGTAAGTCAGGCCGGGGAGGAGGACATATAGACGGACCAAGTGAAGACGCGAGGTTCTCGGATGATTTTGATTTGGTCTACGTTGGAAGTACCTGCTCTCTGTTGGTCATAGATAGAGGGAACCAAGCAATACGAGAGATCCAACTCCACGAGCACGATTGCTCCCACGAGGAAGACAACAATCTCGATTTAG GAATAGCAGTGCTTGCTGCTGCTTGCTTCTTTGGTTACATGCTGGCCTTGTTGCAACGTCGAGTCGCTTCTATGCTTTCGTACGACAAT CCTAAGGAGCCGAAGCCTTATGCGACGGGCGTGCCCCCAGCACCGTACCAGAGGCAGGCCCCACACGCGAAATCCGTCTTGCCGCCCCTGATTCCGACCGAAGACGAGTACGACAAGCAAGAGGACGGACTATTCACTTCGCTCGGGAAGCTCGTCGTCCACACTGGATCCTCCGTAGCCGAGCTCTTCGGCGGACTATTTTCGGGATTCAAGAAGAAGCCCGTCGTCATAAACCACATGCCGGCCTACCAACACCAacaacaccaccaccaccaataCCAGTCAAGGCACGGAGGCGCGTGGCCCGTGCAAGAGAGCTTCGTGGTGCCACACGAGGACGAGCCGCCTCCGCTCGAGGCGAGAGAGCCCACGCCACGCAAGAACTACCCTTACAAGGACGCGGAAAAGATGAGACTGTCGAAGCAGGGCCGACCCTACTACAACCAATGGAACGACCACGGACACGAGTATCAGCAGCCGCAGCTTCAGTCTCATCAGCATCACCAGAAGCACCGGCCGGCCAGCCCTCAGACGTACTATGAGCAGCAGAACTGCGAGACGAATGAGATTGTGTTCGGGGCGGTCCAGGAGCAGGAGGGGCGGCGGGAGGCGATGGTGATCAAGGCCGTCGACTACACCGATCCGGCCTACGACGGCAACAATGTGAGGTCGAGATATAACTACATGAGCTATTCCTCCTATGGATACTAG